From Miscanthus floridulus cultivar M001 chromosome 15, ASM1932011v1, whole genome shotgun sequence, the proteins below share one genomic window:
- the LOC136508674 gene encoding patatin-like protein 1, with the protein MFWRLKCCHQLYRARSELPTVLAGSSWQGQLRKRDEFEARTRSYSSRRRVYHPCSSGAAGACRTVGDRVTVLTIDGGGIRGLIPGTVLAYLEAELQKIDGPEARLADYFDYIAGTSTGGLITAMLAAPGPGDDSGRPLFAAGDIKPFYLEHGPRIFPQKWSSLASSWWGPKYDGAHLRDVVREVLGETRVGDTLTNVVIPTFDVKLLQPVIFSTYDARTTPLKNALLSDVCIGTSAAPTYFPAHYFQTQDGDGGKREYNLIDGGVAANNPTMVAMTMITEEEIIAKEKAAHFLLKTPEEDCGRFLVLSIGTGLTSDAGLYTAEACSRWGNLGWLRRKDKTPIIDIFMAASSDLVDIHVAVKFQLLRSERNYLRVQDNSALGGAVAAVDAATPVNMRNLVAVGERVLEQPVSRVNVETGTYEEVKGEGSNAQALAVLARQLSEEKTARDNRRNTGLAGGSIGRR; encoded by the exons ATGTTTTGGCGTCTCAAGTGTTGCCATCAACTCTACCGTGCGAGATCTGAGCTTCCAACTGTGCTTGCTGGCTCTTCGTGGCAGGGGCAGCTGAGGAAACGGGATGAATTCGAGGCGAGGACGAGGAGCTACTCATCCCGGCGTCGCGTGTACCACCCATGCAGCAGCGGAGCGGCGGGGGCGTGCCGTACCGTCGGTGACCGGGTGACGGTGCTGACCATCGACGGCGGCGGCATCCGTGGCCTCATCCCGGGCACTGTGCTCGCCTACCTGGAGGCCGAGCTGCAGAAGATCGACGGGCCGGAGGCGAGGCTGGCGGACTACTTCGACTACATCGCTGGGACGAGCACCGGCGGGCTCATCACGGCGATGCTGGCCGCGCCGGGACCAGGAGACGACAGCGGCCGCCCGCTCTTCGCCGCCGGGGACATCAAGCCGTTCTACCTGGAGCACGGTCCGCGCATCTTCCCTCAGAAGTGGAGCAGCCTCGCTTCCTCGTGGTGGGGCCCCAAGTACGACGGGGCGCACCTCCGCGACGTGGTCCGAGAAGTGCTCGGCGAGACGAGGGTGGGCGACACGCTCACCAACGTCGTCATCCCCACCTTCGACGTCAAGCTGCTGCAGCCCGTCATCTTCTCCACCTACGAC GCCAGGACCACGCCTCTGAAGAACGCGCTGCTCTCCGACGTCTGCATCGGCACGTCGGCGGCTCCGACCTACTTCCCGGCGCACTACTTCCAGACCCAAGACGGCGACGGAGGCAAGCGAGAGTACAACCTCATCGACGGCGGCGTCGCCGCCAACAATCCA ACCATGGTTGCCATGACGATGATCACGGAGGAGGAGATCATCGCCAAGGAAAAGGCGGCGCATTTCCTGCTCAAGACGCCGGAGGAAGACTGCGGCCGGTTTCTGGTGCTGTCCATCGGCACCGGCCTGACGTCCGACGCGGGGCTGTACACCGCGGAGGCGTGCTCCAGGTGGGGCAACCTCGGGTGGCTGCGCAGAAAGGACAAGACGCCCATCATCGACATATTCATGGCCGCCAGCTCCGACCTCGTCGACATCCACGTCGCCGTCAAGTTCCAGCTGCTCCGCAGCGAGAGGAACTACCTTCGCGTCCAGGACAACAGCGCGCTCGGCGGCGCAGTGGCTGCCGTGGACGCGGCGACGCCGGTGAACATGCGGAACCTCGTCGCCGTCGGCGAGCGCGTACTTGAGCAGCCGGTGTCGAGGGTCAACGTGGAGACCGGGACGTACGAGGAGGTAAAGGGAGAGGGGTCCAATGCTCAGGCGCTCGCCGTCCTGGCCAGGCAGCTCTCGGAGGAGAAGACGGCGAGGGACAACCGACGGAATACTGGGCTAGCCGGTGGCAGCATCGGGCGGCGATGA